In Podospora pseudoanserina strain CBS 124.78 chromosome 5, whole genome shotgun sequence, a single window of DNA contains:
- the RPN3 gene encoding 26S proteasome non-ATPase regulatory subunit (BUSCO:EOG09262CMP; COG:O; EggNog:ENOG503NV8D): MPGKTPDREPARGGNNNNNNNNNNNNKMKGKGKKGEDEKMTVVVPPSKKKEDVEGDVVVMEGVENEGEGEDPVEKTVADIKSNFALLDRAVALFDARFTLRALRSVSSIRKRLTGDVLARVVAETYMASSSGAEIAVGLLKAIGREEVQLGGKVGGGGGEMEIDSEPTTKAGSGKNGVKKEQKEVIPEIGVFLGILTQVLLHDGKQWQQGLEFSRYLIEKIQELNRRALDGLSAKVYFYFELFAEQLAPLPPSSQSTIVTIRPTLLAALRTAVLRKDTDTQASVIVLLLRSYLLTSHISQADLLVSHTQFPENAANNQVARYLYYLGKVRAIQLLYTEAHNHLTAATRKAPSSACALGFGQTATKLLLVVELLMGDIPDRATFRQPAMEASLHPYFLLVRAVRVGDLEDFESVVAQHGDTFRRDGTYTLILRLRQNVIKTGIRMMSLSYSRISLRDICIRLHLGSEESAEYIVAKAIRDGVIEATLDREKGYMKSKEVGDVYATSEPGETFHDRIRACLSLHDESVKAMRFPMNQHRLELKNAQEAREREREMAKEIQEGDLDEDDLGGEFEGM; the protein is encoded by the exons ATGCCTGGAAAGACACCCGACAGGGAACCTGCCAGAGGAgggaacaacaacaacaacaacaacaacaacaacaacaacaaaatgaagggcaagggaaagaagggagaggatgagaagatgaCGGTTGTTGTGCCgccgagcaagaagaaggaggatgtggagggggatgtggtggttatggagggggttgagaatgagggggagggggaggatccGGTTGAGAAGACTGTTGCTG ACATCAAGAGCAACTTTGCCCTCTTGGACCGTGCCGTTGCGCTTTTTGATGCTCGATTCACCCTTCGTGCGCTGCGGTCGGTGTCGTCGATTCGGAAACGGCTGACGGGGGATGTTTTGGCgagggttgttgctgagacGTACATGGCGAGCTCGTCTGGGGCCGAGATTGCGGTTGGTTTGTTGAAGGCGATTGgacgggaggaggtgcaactgggtgggaaggtgggaggagggggaggggagatggagattgACAGTGAGCCGACGACCAAGGCTGGTTCTGGGAAGAatggggtgaagaaggagcagaaggaggtTATTCCCGAGATTGGTGTCTTTTTGGGCATTCTCACGCAGGTGTTGCTGCATGACGGCAAGCAGTGGCAGCAGGGGCTGGAGTTTTCGAGGTACCTGATTGAGAAGATCCAGGAGCTCAACCGTCGTGCGCTCGATGGGCTTTCGGCCAAGGTGTACTTTTACTTTGAGCTGTTTGCCGAGCAGCTTGCGCCCTTgccgccgtcgtcgcagTCGACGATTGTGACGATTCGGCCGACGCTGCTTGCTGCGCTGAGGACGGCGGTTCTGCGCAAGGATACGGACACGCAGGCTTCGGTTattgtgctgctgctccggAGCTACCTGTTGACATCGCACATTTCCCAGGCGGATTTGTTGGTTTCGCACACGCAGTTTCCCGAGAATGCGGCGAATAACCAGGTTGCGAGGTACTTGTACTATCTCGGCAAGGTGCGGGCCATTCAGCTGCTTTATACTGAGGCTCACAACCACTTGACCGCCGCCACACGCAAGGCGCCTTCTAGCGCGTGTGCTCTTGGGTTCGGCCAGACTGCCACCAAGCTGTTGCTTGTGGTTGAGCTGTTGATGGGCGACATCCCCGACCGCGCGACCTTTCGACAGCCTGCCATGGAGGCTTCGCTCCACCCTTACTTTTTGCTCGTCCGGGCTGTCCGGGTGGGTGATTTGGAGGACTTTGAGAGCGTTGTTGCTCAGCACGGGGACACCTTCCGCCGGGATGGGACGTATACTCTTATCTTGCGCCTGCGCCAGAACGTCATCAAGACGGGGATCcggatgatgagcttgagCTACAGCCGGATTTCGCTTCGGGATATCTGCATCCGGCTGCATCTTGGCAGCGAGGAGAGCGCCGAGTACATCGTGGCCAAGGCGATCCGGGATGGGGTTATCGAGGCGACGCTGGATAGGGAGAAGGGGTACATGAAGAGcaaggaggtgggggatgttTACGCCACGAGCGAGCCGGGGGAGACGTTTCACGATCGGATCAGGGCTTGTTTGAGTTTGCATGATGAGAGTGTCAAG gcTATGAGGTTCCCTATGAACCAGCACCGTCTTGAACTCAAGAACGCtcaggaggcgagggagagggagagggagatggcgaaggAGATTCAAGAGGGGGATCTGGACGAggatgatttggggggggagtttgaggggatgtaa
- the TAF12 gene encoding Transcription initiation factor TFIID subunit 12 (COG:K; EggNog:ENOG503NYSW), translating into MNQAPGQGMAGQPNGQGIQGPGGVPNRPTGVPPPNNVPLYRPEQMQQIHILTAEEKSKYTQGLAALWKMHDNSPPGSQEQMTAKNKIADFGRMLASKVTSRRQHAQQAAQANQVNQATQVQVQQQQMQQRAAQQAQAAQQAQQQQLQLQQQLQLQQQAQQQLQQHNGQAQANQGNAGPNVQGAGGMPGGVQAQGQAQTGGQAGQVAGGANRALQGQPRPMPPYIASHIAELIFTPPANTTDKAKWLETVKNQYARALIQSETSRNSMRQLDALMKPGLSPNDAEQIKKKREIFEKMHNEGLNLANSIRKQFVTNKPGSTPNGTPGAGSGSGGDAAAAAGQAGAGVGGAGVTGVPGGAMQPATAAVSAAFEAAKKQQLAAGRMAGPGAVNNNQPPQQQQQQQQQQQAPSQAQQHPHQTPSQTPATPVQSQTTPISQAPSNQVPLPQSQSQSHSQPPTQAIKVEPGTQPTPVPAPLNTALAAARGGIPSAGTPTQNSARIQTPQSATPTIGNIQPLTHAAAVNAAAVNSASQSRPGSIAGPPPNTTPGSAPPPSASIATGPQGHSHAHPSQQQIQTQASAMNTKFAIPKTLDEKAIKAPQPVPHIGGIGSGRPTLSGGGGTAGGVLNQPVLPKTPAYQIEGEGERILNKKKLDELVRQVCGGTAEGQDGNMLTPDVEESVLNLADAFIDNVLHQACRNAKERGSKVLEIRDLQLVLERTYNIRIPGYSSEELRTVRKMQPNSSWIKKMSAVQAAKVVPGKGDL; encoded by the exons ATGAACCAAGCGCCCGGCCAGGGGATGGCTGGTCAGCCGAATGGTCAGGGAATTCAAGGTCCTGGTGGCGTCCCGAACCGGCCGACCGGTGTTCCTCCCCCGAACAATGTTCCACTATACCGGCCAGAACAGATGCAGCAAATCCACATCCTGACGGCCGAAGAGAAGTCTAAATATACCCAGGGTCTGGCTGCGCTCTGGAAAATGCACGACAACTCCCCCCCGGGTTCCCAGGAGCAGATGACTGCGAAAAACAAGATCGCCGACTTCGGTCGCATGCTAGCCTCCAAGGTCACTAGCCGTCGACAGCATGCTCAGCAGGCAGCACAAGCGAACCAAGTTAACCAGGCCACACAGGTTCAagttcagcagcagcaaatgcAGCAACGCGCTGCTCAACAAGCCCAGGCCGCCCAACaggctcaacagcagcagcttcagctccaacagcagcttcagctccagcagcaggcgcAGCAACAGCTTCAGCAACACAACGGACAAGCCCAGGCCAACCAGGGCAATGCCGGACCGAATGTTCAGGGCGCTGGCGGAATGCCAGGAGGGGTTCAGGCTCAGGGTCAAGCGCAGACAGGAGGCCAGGCTGGACAGGTGGCTGGGGGCGCAAATCGAGCTCTTCAGGGGCAACCTCGCCCGATGCCGCCTTATATCGCTTCACACATAGCTGAACTCATCTTCACCCCGCCGGCCAACACGACTGACAAAGCAAAGTGGCTGGAGACGGTCAAGAACCAGTACGCCCGGGCTCTCATCCAGTCGGAAACCAGCAGGAACAGCATGAGGCAGCTTGATGCACTGATGAAACCTGGGCTGTCACCGAACGATGCAgagcagatcaagaagaagagggagatctTTGAGAAGATGCACAACGAGGGGCTCAATCTGGCGAATAGTATCAGGAAACAGTTCGTTACCAACAAACCAGGCAGCACTCCCAACGGCACTCCGGGAGCTGGcagtggtagtggtggtgatgcagcagcggcagcaggccAGGCTGGAGCAGGTGTTGGTGGAGCGGGGGTGACTGGTGTGCCGGGAGGAGCAATGCAGCCAGCCACGGCAGCCGTCAGTGCAGCGTTTGAAGCTGCCaaaaagcagcagctggctgCGGGTCGCATGGCGGGACCTGGAGCAGtgaacaacaaccagcccccacagcaacagcagcagcagcagcagcagcagcag gcacCGTCGCAAGCACAGCAGCACCCGCATCAGACTCCATCCCAGACCCCGGCCACTCCGGTGCAGTCGCAAACCACTCCCATCTCACAAGCGCCGTCCAACCAAGTGCCTCTGCCACAGTCGCAGTCACAGTCGCATTCACAGCCTCCGACCCAGGCCATTAAGGTTGAGCCTGGCACCCAACCCACTCCGGTGCCTGCGCCTCTCAACACTGCACTCGCTGCTGCGCGCGGCGGCATACCTTCGGCCGGAACTCCTACCCAAAACTCGGCCCGCATCCAGACTCCCCAGTCAGCGACTCCCACCATCGGCAATATCCAACCACTTACTCACGCCGCGGCTGTCAACGCTGCCGCTGTCAACTCGGCCTCGCAGTCCCGCCCCGGATCCATTGCTGGACCCCCGCCCAACACGACACCGGGCAGCGCTCCACCTCCGTCGGCTTCCATCGCAACAGGCCCGCAAGGTCATTCTCACGCGCACCCATCGCAACAACAGATTCAGACCCAAGCTTCCGCCATGAACACCAAGTTCGCCATCCCCAAGACTTTGGATGAGAAGGCCATCAAGGCTCCTCAACCGGTGCCGCACATTGGCGGCATTGGCAGCGGTCGTCCCACGCTCAGCGGTGGAGGCGGCACTGCCGGCGGTGTTTTGAACCAGCCCGTCCTCCCCAAGACGCCAGCCTACCAGATCGAAGGCGAGGGCGAGCGCATCCTtaacaagaagaagctcgacgaGTTGGTTCGCCAGGTTTGCGGTGGGACTGCCGAGGGTCAAGATGGCAACATGTTGACTCCGGATGTTGAAGAG TCGGTACTGAACCTCGCCGATGCCTTCATCGACAATGTCCTCCATCAGGCTTGCCGCAACGCCAAGGAGCGCGGGTCTAAGGTGCTCGAGATCCGTGACTTGCAGCTTGTCCTGGAACGAACGTACAATATCCGCATCCCAGGCTATTCTTCCGAGGAGCTTAGGACCGTCAGGAAGATGCAGCCCAACAGCTCCTGGATCAAGAAGATGAGTGCTGTTCAGGCGGCCAAGGTTGTGCCTGGCAAGGGGGATCTTTAg
- a CDS encoding hypothetical protein (EggNog:ENOG503P60E) gives MWPNGKISQNVGPTSPPETPRTASPVFGRKSSPPPPGVSAPTPPPLPHSRHHHHHHNHLRPMAPPPLSTGGVPVAFNGSRPDQLSPRTTSCSSSSSSEDESDNDSQPAGPSRSATPEQPQLEPSPLLPQIPHISARIGRSASITIGRVIAETDSNFVIEELSDFADSDDERDGVLRPDYIEYAESNRSRSRSRTRRPAVIDRTFIFSLHNLNCDDESDETDLDEAEYREFLIKRREEKKKRRMTSGSIGKRTISESIGSDTDLEDLKPWLGPNSSEDQTGGRRMRRRVSMVDHHMRRRSSIFQHEARTSRIEELDEPESDDGVFLEVGGVGEKLARELPYYEYVSMEVDSP, from the coding sequence ATGTGGCCCAACGGGAAAATCTCTCAAAACGTCGGGCCTACCTCTCCGCCAGAGACCCCGCGAACGGCTTCCCCGGTTTTTGGCCGCAAAAGCAGCCCCCCGCCCCCCGGGGTGTCTGCGcccacgccgccgccgcttcCACActcccgtcaccaccaccaccaccataatCACCTCCGGCCCATGGCGCCCCCCCCTTTGTCGACCGGAGGAGTTCCGGTGGCGTTCAATGGCAGTCGGCCAGATCAATTATCACCACGAACCACCAGctgttcctcttcctcgtcgtcggaaGACGAATCCGACAACGATTCCCAACCCGCCGGGCCATCCCGGTCCGCGACCCCTGAACAGCCACAGCTAGAGCCATCCCCACTTCTACCCCAGATTCCACACATATCGGCCAGGATAGGCCGGTCAGCCTCCATCACAATCGGCCGTGTCATCGCCGAGACGGACTCCAATTTCGTCATTGAGGAGCTCTCCGACTTTGccgacagcgacgacgagAGAGATGGGGTTCTCCGGCCGGATTACATTGAATACGCCGAGTCCAACCGCAGCCGCTCCCGCTCAAGGACGAGACGGCCGGCGGTAATAGACAGGACGTTTATTTTCagcctccacaacctcaatTGCGACGATGAGTCTGACGAGACGGAcctcgacgaggccgagTATCGCGAGTTTTTGatcaagaggagggaggagaagaagaagaggaggatgacgagcGGGAGCATAGGGAAGAGGACCATCAGTGAGAGCATCGGGAGTGATACTGATTTGGAGGATTTGAAGCCTTGGCTGGGGCCAAATTCGTCGGAGGACCAgacgggggggaggaggatgaggagacggGTTAGCATGGTGGATCATCAcatgagaaggaggagctcgatTTTTCAGCATGAGGCGAGGACGTCGAGGATTGAGGAGTTGGATGAGCCCGAGTCGGATGATGGGGtctttttggaggtgggaggggtgggggagaagttggcgagggagttgCCTTATTATGAGTATGTTAGCATGGAGGTGGATTCGCCCTAG